A single window of Pseudophryne corroboree isolate aPseCor3 chromosome 5, aPseCor3.hap2, whole genome shotgun sequence DNA harbors:
- the LOC134929402 gene encoding putative nuclease HARBI1 isoform X2, with amino-acid sequence MYAPACVMSIFIAAEALPPQPTPALPPQPPAPQPQPAPHQPRQRRRARPPIFRTRVLLFGMPDDVVVRRYRLPPHLILDTLSIIESDLESEIRYPTAIPPLTQFLAVLHFLATASYQHVVGDLVGMSQGQFSKVLRRVCQAFLKRVKQFIDMPLDVGALDVVKRQFEEGGSRFPHVIGVVDGTHVAIQPPRHNEEIYRNRKLFHSLNVMVVCGPSLQILSLNAKFTGSSHDAYVIRQSGIWQRLRSSQRADMWLLGDRGYPCTPWLMTPYRNPRPGPQMAFNSALTATRQLVERTIGVLKGRFRVLHRTGGDIMYSPEMASKIVVLCAILHNIAVRSSVELPQAEELPDEEPGVGRRFGGGSVTRRGSQVRARIVAEYFS; translated from the exons atgtacgctcctgca tgtgttatgtcaatatttattgctgcagaagccctacctccccaacccacgccagcactcccaccccaaccgccagccccacaaccacagccggctcctcatcaaccaaggcaacggaggcgtgctaggccaccaattttccgaacccgtgtcctactttttggtatgccagatgatgtggtggtgcgtagatacaggctgccaccacatctaatcctagacactctctccataatagagagtgatctggagtctgaaattcggtatcctacagcaataccaccattgacacaattccttgcagtgttacattttttggctacagcctcatatcagcatgttgtgggagacctggttggcatgtcgcagggccagttcagtaaggtcctgcggcgtgtctgccaggctttcctaaagcgggtgaagcaattcattgatatgcctttggatgttggtgccctagatgtggtgaagcggcaatttgaggaaggtggtagtcgcttcccacatgttattggggttgtggatggcacacatgttgctattcagccaccaagacataatgaagaaatttatagaaacaggaaactgtttcattctctgaatgtaatggttgtttgtgggccatccctccagatcctttccctgaatgcaaaatttactggaagttcacatgatgcatatgtcattagacaatcagggatatggcagagattaagatcaagtcaacgagcagacatgtggttattgg gagaccgtggatatccttgcaccccctggctcatgactccttaccgtaatcccaggccaggaccacagatggcatttaactccgcgcttactgccactaggcagctggtggagcgcacaattggtgtccttaaagggcggtttcgtgtgctccaccgcactggtggcgacatcatgtattcgccggagatggcaagtaaaatagtggtcctgtgcgcaatactacataatatcgcggtaaggagtagtgtagagcttcctcaggcagaggaattgcctgatgaggagccaggggttggtcgacgcttcggtggggggagtgtgacacggagggggagccaagtgagggcaagaattgttgccgaatatttcag ctga
- the LOC134929402 gene encoding putative nuclease HARBI1 isoform X1 gives MYAPACVMSIFIAAEALPPQPTPALPPQPPAPQPQPAPHQPRQRRRARPPIFRTRVLLFGMPDDVVVRRYRLPPHLILDTLSIIESDLESEIRYPTAIPPLTQFLAVLHFLATASYQHVVGDLVGMSQGQFSKVLRRVCQAFLKRVKQFIDMPLDVGALDVVKRQFEEGGSRFPHVIGVVDGTHVAIQPPRHNEEIYRNRKLFHSLNVMVVCGPSLQILSLNAKFTGSSHDAYVIRQSGIWQRLRSSQRADMWLLGDRGYPCTPWLMTPYRNPRPGPQMAFNSALTATRQLVERTIGVLKGRFRVLHRTGGDIMYSPEMASKIVVLCAILHNIAVRSSVELPQAEELPDEEPGVGRRFGGGSVTRRGSQVRARIVAEYFRYSVFIFSI, from the exons atgtacgctcctgca tgtgttatgtcaatatttattgctgcagaagccctacctccccaacccacgccagcactcccaccccaaccgccagccccacaaccacagccggctcctcatcaaccaaggcaacggaggcgtgctaggccaccaattttccgaacccgtgtcctactttttggtatgccagatgatgtggtggtgcgtagatacaggctgccaccacatctaatcctagacactctctccataatagagagtgatctggagtctgaaattcggtatcctacagcaataccaccattgacacaattccttgcagtgttacattttttggctacagcctcatatcagcatgttgtgggagacctggttggcatgtcgcagggccagttcagtaaggtcctgcggcgtgtctgccaggctttcctaaagcgggtgaagcaattcattgatatgcctttggatgttggtgccctagatgtggtgaagcggcaatttgaggaaggtggtagtcgcttcccacatgttattggggttgtggatggcacacatgttgctattcagccaccaagacataatgaagaaatttatagaaacaggaaactgtttcattctctgaatgtaatggttgtttgtgggccatccctccagatcctttccctgaatgcaaaatttactggaagttcacatgatgcatatgtcattagacaatcagggatatggcagagattaagatcaagtcaacgagcagacatgtggttattgg gagaccgtggatatccttgcaccccctggctcatgactccttaccgtaatcccaggccaggaccacagatggcatttaactccgcgcttactgccactaggcagctggtggagcgcacaattggtgtccttaaagggcggtttcgtgtgctccaccgcactggtggcgacatcatgtattcgccggagatggcaagtaaaatagtggtcctgtgcgcaatactacataatatcgcggtaaggagtagtgtagagcttcctcaggcagaggaattgcctgatgaggagccaggggttggtcgacgcttcggtggggggagtgtgacacggagggggagccaagtgagggcaagaattgttgccgaatatttcaggtatagtgtttttatattttctatttga